Sequence from the Actinomyces slackii genome:
AATCCCCCGAGCAGAAGTCTCTAGGCGATCAATAATGTCTGTTGTTCGCACCTTTGGTGCCCCTGTCATCGAGCCAGGCGGAAAACTTGCCTGGATGGCGTCGATCGTGTCGCGATCGTCACGAATATCTCCGCGAATAGTAGACACCAACTGATGGACTGTCTCGTACGACTCGACCATCATATAGTCGGGAACCGTAACCGAGCCAGGTTTACACACGCGACCCAGATCGTTACGCACCAAATCGACGATCATAAGATTCTCGGCAACAGTCTTTCTATCCGCTGCCAACGCTTCTCTTCGCTTAGAGTCGGTAGCTGGGTCAAGGCTACGAGGAGCTGTTCCTTTAATGGGACGACTTCTAACCACGCCGTCGGAACTCACGGTTAGAAAACACTCAGGCGAGCTGCAGTAAACCGTAAGCCCGCCGAGTTTAAGGAACGCTGCATACGGAGCTGGGTTCGAGGCGCGGAGCTCAAAGTACTTCCGCAAACTCGCATCATCATCATAGCCTGCATGAAGAATATTAGTCAGGCATACTTCATAGGTGTTCCCCTTGTGGAGTTCAGACTTAATCTTTGAGATTTGCTCGACATAGTCATCTCTTGACCGTGCTAGCTTGCGAACAAAATTGTCATCGGGAAGCTCGGAAGAACATGAAACGGTCGTGCTTCCGCTCTCAGACGCAGTGTTGTCTTTCCCGAGCCTACTGCTCCACTCCTGAAAGCTGTCACGCAGTTGCTCAGGCCAACTTGCTCCGTCTGCGCTGTCGCCGATCTCGACAGCGTAGGCACGGTCTTCGACGTGATCCAACACCACATAATTAAGGCTCTTCACCCAGATAGAATCCGGAGTCGATGCTGAGTGAAATGCATTAAGGCCACACTTGGCCTTCATCTCATAACCGAAATACCCCACGTAGCCACCTTTGAATGTTCCGGGAATAGCACTCATGTTGCTAATCTTCGGCTGCCGCAACTTGCTCTTTAAATAACCAAATACATCAGTATGCAGCCTCTCTCTCACCAATCCGTCGCGCTCGATCGTCAGTACATCGGCTTCAGCAGAATCATAACGAACTAGGTCGTTTCTCAAGACTCCTGCAGGCACAAAATATGAGTATTTGGCGTTCGCATTCGAAACGCGGGCACAATCTAGCCAAACCCAATTTCCATACATACAGTCAAAGAACTCCGCCAGCTTAACGCCATCCGCGTTGCTAGAGAGCTGTAATACGTTAGCGTAGCGAACTAACTCATCGTCACGAAATTTACTATCCACCTTCCCATGATCAACGAGCCAATCCAGCGCCAGATTTAAAAAATTAGCAATAATCTGTTCGCCATAGGTCGTTGCAACAGACTCAGGATGAAACTGAACCCCCCAGTGAGGACGCCGACGGTGTCGCAGGCCCATCACCAGTCCATCGCTTTCAGACCGTGCTATCACCTTCATGTCATCGGAGACCGGTTCGCTAACTGACAAAGAGTGGTATCTAACAGCCGAAAAACGACGCGGTACACCCGCGAAGAGCGGGTCACCATAGTGCACCATACCTCCTACAAACCCATGGAGCGGCTCAGGAGCCTCTACGACCCTTCCCTGCGCAGCGACAGCGAGTCCCTGATGGCCAAGGCATACTCCGAGCACTGGGAGCTCGGGAAGGCTGTACACAGTGGACGCATAACCAAAATCTCCAAGGTTAGCAGGATTGCCAGGACCTGGCGACACGACCACCGCATGAAACATGCTAAAATTCATGACTCTCAGACTGTCATCATCGTTTTTAAGCACCTGCACATCTCCAAAACGTGCAAGAACCTGGTACAGATTGTAGGTGTAGGAATCATAATTGTCGATGAGAAGAATCTTCATTGTGCTGCTCCGATTCATGGTTGTTGCTGAACTATAGTACTACTCTCTATCCGCATCCTCCAGCATGCCCTTCAGCAGATACGTCGTGAGAAGTCGGTTCAGTTGATCTGTCACCAAGCGATCGTGGCTGGGCCTCCTGACACCGTTCTCTGTAGCACGCCTCAGCGTCATCCAGCCTGTCATAGCCCCAAAAAGGTTCGCGTCCGACCTTGAATAATGGAACTCCAAACACACCGTCTTTGTCCATCCGTGTCGCAACCATGTCGAGCACATTGTGCCGAGTACTATCCGTAGCTCTAGGGTGCGATCCAACGCTCTCCAGCACGCTCATCAACTCCGATTCACTACCCACGTCGAGACCCTTAGTCCACCTTGCCCGACTGATGGCCATAACCAGACGCTTGCCCATCTTCTGATCTTCATCAAGCACCTGTTGGCAAAGCACCGTGCTTATCTCCCAATTGACTGCTGTGTCGATCGGCCATGTAATTCGCTCGATGCCGTGCTTCAAAGCAAGCCGACGAACATCCCTAAGAATATAGAGGTGCTTAGCCTTGCTCATAGGTGTATAGTGAAATCTGACACCGTCCGCTTCAAGGCGCTCTTGAGTGCCCTTCTGAGGCTCAAAGAACATTCTCATTGTAGACACGTCGAGCAGCCTGCTGCATCCGTCTTGTGCAGCACGCTCTAACGCAAGCCAAGAATATGGGCTTCGTATTGAAGCGTACCAAACGACATCTTTCTCAATCATACCAACATTCCTCCGTCTACATAGATGGTCTGCCGAGTAATGTAGCTGCTTGCCGAACTTCCTAAAAACAACACCGCCTTCGCTATGTCCTCAGGCTGTCCGAATCTTCTAAGCGGAACTCGATCAAGAAAGCTGGCTTTCTTGTGTTCCACCAGTTCTTCTGTCATGTCAGTAACAATAAACCCAGGCGCAACAACGTTAACCCTAATCTGCCATCTAGCTAGCTCCACAGCAGCTGACTTACAGAGCCCGATCAGACCTGCCTTCGACGCGCTGTAGTTGGCCTGACCGATGTTGCCATCCCGACCAACTATGGACCCTACTAGGACGATAGACCCGCTTTTCGACCGCATCATCTGCGTACTACTTGCGCGACACAAATTGAACGCACCCGTCAGATTGGTTTGTACCACGCTTTCCCACAGCTCGGGAGACATGGCTGGAAGGAGCGCATCGCCTACAATGCCTGCCGAGTGTACCGCTAGATCCAACCGACCGTACCTATGCGCGACCTCGTCGACGAATGCCTTCACCTTGTCCGCGTTCCTGACATCTACCTGGCGACTAATCCAACTGTCGCCGCCAATCTCTTGCAGAGTAGAATCAGCACTTGCAGTGTCGGACTGGTAGCAAAATCCGCCGCTATATCCGACATTAGACAAATGACGAACAATAGCGCGCCCGATTCCTCTCGAGCCACCGGTGACAACCGCTACAGGCCCTTGGCTTTCTGCTTGCTTCATATTACCCTCCGATGCTATCTATGGCAATCAACATCCGGGACACCTTCACACACTTTCTGCTGTTGGAAAATACATCTACGTCGGTGATAACCGCCCTCCCAATATGGCGAGTTGACCGAAATCGAAACTCGACAACTGACTGTTCGGGAATCTCTGACAGAATATCTATGCGCTCAATCCCTGCGAGCAATCCAAAGCTGAAAGGCTGATCAGAAAGGACCAGGATAGCACTCTGAGCTGCCGATTCGAGGAGGAGGGGCACGGGCACGGCGTGATGTGAGTTCTCGCGACTACATTGACCGAAACGATAGCTCACGGTGTAAGGATCCGAATCGCTGGGAGCGTTCTCTACAAACAGCATTGGATGCCTATGTCTCACCTTACTGACCAATTCCTTATCCAGGTTCTCCTCATGTGCGGACACCATGGATAGGTCCACCCGATCGTATCCTTCAGGACGATACGTGCTGCCAAGCGTTATATCTGCGCTTGCGGCAATGTTCCCATCCAGCAATGCTTCACAATGTGTCCAGCCGCCCGCATTGTCGTCGACAACGACCACAAAACTGTCTCCTGGAGATATTCTTCTCCTAAATCTGATTCTTCGACAGCTTGTAGCTCCTGCTTCCGCAGCGCCATGTCTACATGCGTCTAGGAAGGTGGCAAGAATAAAGTTTCCAGGCACAATAGGATTGCCAGGGTAGTGGCCTCGAAACAGCTCGTGGGATGGACTAAATTGCGCTCTGTAGCGCTTTGATCTCCCTGTCCGTTCTTCCGACGCAATATTAGCAGCTACAATTGACATTGTTAAGTCCTCCTTTCGCTTGCTTGCTTCATGTCCTGCGCTGCAGCTCTTGTCATACGGCTATGATCGACGTCAGGCGGGAGACACCAGCGCAGCCGTCACGGTCTGATGCAGTTCGTCGGTAGTGATTATAAGCCATGGTTCGTCCGCGGCCAGATTGTCTAGCGCCAAAGACAGCGCCAAGCCGCCACCCCAAGCGCCTAAGCTGCACCCCTCCCAGCCTAGCTTAACGGTCCGTTTCGAGCCGAACTCGACTCCGACGTGACCAAGGACGGCATCACACAACTCCGATTCACCAACCGCAGTCACCACTGCGGGTTCGCCAACCGACGTCTGAGACAAAGAGATGTCCCTAAACCAACGCTCTACCGAATACTGCAAGTCAGACAGGCGAGCCGCTTGCACGGGACGCCAAAGACGCAACTCGGCCTGTGGCCGCGATTGATCAAAAACATTCGGCTTATGGGTAACCAAGAAACTAGCGGCGCCCTCAATAATTTCTGTGTGCTGTTCTCTTGCGGCGGACTCTATCGTATCACGCTCAGGAGACGATTCCTCAGAAACTCCGACAACAAGACCAGAAGCCTGACCGGAGCGCATCAGCCGCTGCCCGTAGGTTGCTGCTACGAAAAGTGATCCAGCACCTCCGGCAATAGTCGCATTGGGTCCCTTCAAGCCGTTCCAGATCGCTGCCTGAGCTGCAGCAAAGTTCATCACTGTGTTTGGAAATTTTGCAGGATTAACAAGATAGGGGCGGGACTCAGTAAAACTGTCTTGAGTAAAGTTCACGGTACTCGAGATTGAACCGAACGAAGTCCCGACAATCACTCCCAGCTGATCTTTAGGAACAACTCCTGTCTTCCAATCACTGCCAAGACGTTTCACCGAACTCAGCAGGAGTGCGCTACTCCTATCTAGATTACGGATGCTTCGCTCATTCAGCTCGCCATGCGCATCGAACAACGTATGTTGTTTTGCGCTGCGCAACCCGCTACTATCTAGCTTCCGCAAGCTACTGAGAGAGCACTCCAACCTAGACACCACACTGCTGTTCCAGACATAGAGCGGCTCGGACGACGATAAACTCATGACACCTTCCGATCTCATTCTGCTGATTGCCGATCAAGTTTCACACGACGTAGCAAAACAACAGCGTTGTTTCCTCCGAAGGCCAATCCATCGTTCATTACCACGTCTAGACGTGCCTGCCTTGCCCTATTTGGTACACAATCAACAGGACATTCAGGATCAGGCGTCTCGAAGTTGATGGTTGGGGGAATCACCTGGTTTTCCATCGCAAGCAAGCAGCCGATGACAGCCAAGGCGCTTGATGCGCCCATTGTGTGTCCGAGCATCGATTTCATAGAAATGACGGGAGGTAAGTGCCCATTAAACACGCTCATGAGTGCGTTGCACTCACTGACATCATTGGACCGTGTTCCAGTTCCATGAGCCGAAATGAGATCAACCTCCTCTGCCTGAATATCAGCAAGCTGCAAAGCCTTGTTCATGCATGCCTTCACCCCTTCCACGTCGGGAGCCACAGGATGCTTAGCGTCGCAGTTGATCGCATACCCCGCGACTTCTGCGTAGATGTGAGCCCCTCTTGCAACCGCATGCTCAAGAGATTCAAGCACCATCATTCCAGCGCCTTCGGCTGTAAGGATTCCTCTCCTGTTAAGATCGAACGGCTGGCAACGTTCGGGAGCGACAGTTCCAAGGCGATAGAATCCTGTAAAAGTCTTCCTACATAGTGCGTCGGCACCGCCAACAATCGCAAGCTCGACATCGCCAGAACGTATAGCGTCATATCCTGCGCCCACAGCGTAGTTTCCGGCGCTACATGCGGTAGCTATTGTCATGTACTCGACATCCTTTAAGCCGAGACTACTTACGACACTTCTCGAAAGATTCAGAGGAAATGACTGAATTGCCTCCATGCATGACGGCTTCGTTTCAGACAAAAGACGTTCGGATATCGCATCAAGGCACTGCGATTCTCCATCTGTAGTGCCAACATAGACTGCCGTCGCCGCTCTACTCAACCGATCCGAAGAAAGCTGCGCGTCTTCCACTGCGAGTAGGGCGGCGGTCACGGCGAACTGTGATGCGCGTTCCAATTGCGGATCTCGTGGCAGATTGGCTACTTCGCAAGCGGTAGTCTGTTCGAATCCATCTGTAGAGAATGCACTAATTTCTGAGGCACCGCTGGACCCGCTGATTAGCGCATCAGCATACTCATCCTTGCCAGTCCCGATCGGAGAAACGGGACCTATTCCGGTTACTACAACTCTCGTTTTCGAATTCATCTTGGCCTTTCCTTGGTTTCGGCGGCGTCGCGAGCCAGATGGACCGCCTAACTAAAGGTAGTGTTCGGACTGTGTATTCTAAATGATTGCGAAGAGGCCTCCTGTCAAAGAACCTTTCTCTGTGCCCATCTACTCCGGATCGGAATTACGACACACAGCCCCAGTTCTACACAGTCCCTAGGCCTCTCAGTACGCGGTCCAGAGTGAGCATCATGAAGTGTGCCGACAGATCCATAGACTGTCATCGGCCGATATAGAGGTGCACGGCATGGGATGTAATAGGACCGTCGCACTCCAAAACTTCACCTGCTCTGCTCACCTTTCACACCGCTGTAGTGTGTGCTACCTCCTGGCTCGAGTATTATTTCAACTCAAGCCAAAGATCGTGT
This genomic interval carries:
- the pabB gene encoding aminodeoxychorismate synthase component I, whose protein sequence is MKILLIDNYDSYTYNLYQVLARFGDVQVLKNDDDSLRVMNFSMFHAVVVSPGPGNPANLGDFGYASTVYSLPELPVLGVCLGHQGLAVAAQGRVVEAPEPLHGFVGGMVHYGDPLFAGVPRRFSAVRYHSLSVSEPVSDDMKVIARSESDGLVMGLRHRRRPHWGVQFHPESVATTYGEQIIANFLNLALDWLVDHGKVDSKFRDDELVRYANVLQLSSNADGVKLAEFFDCMYGNWVWLDCARVSNANAKYSYFVPAGVLRNDLVRYDSAEADVLTIERDGLVRERLHTDVFGYLKSKLRQPKISNMSAIPGTFKGGYVGYFGYEMKAKCGLNAFHSASTPDSIWVKSLNYVVLDHVEDRAYAVEIGDSADGASWPEQLRDSFQEWSSRLGKDNTASESGSTTVSCSSELPDDNFVRKLARSRDDYVEQISKIKSELHKGNTYEVCLTNILHAGYDDDASLRKYFELRASNPAPYAAFLKLGGLTVYCSSPECFLTVSSDGVVRSRPIKGTAPRSLDPATDSKRREALAADRKTVAENLMIVDLVRNDLGRVCKPGSVTVPDYMMVESYETVHQLVSTIRGDIRDDRDTIDAIQASFPPGSMTGAPKVRTTDIIDRLETSARGIYSGSIGYLSYDGAADLNVVIRTAVAYDDEIGIGSGGAIVLDSDPDEEYREMLLKAKALVRVFL
- a CDS encoding DsbA family protein, whose protein sequence is MIEKDVVWYASIRSPYSWLALERAAQDGCSRLLDVSTMRMFFEPQKGTQERLEADGVRFHYTPMSKAKHLYILRDVRRLALKHGIERITWPIDTAVNWEISTVLCQQVLDEDQKMGKRLVMAISRARWTKGLDVGSESELMSVLESVGSHPRATDSTRHNVLDMVATRMDKDGVFGVPLFKVGREPFWGYDRLDDAEACYRERCQEAQPRSLGDRSTEPTSHDVSAEGHAGGCG
- a CDS encoding SDR family oxidoreductase; the protein is MKQAESQGPVAVVTGGSRGIGRAIVRHLSNVGYSGGFCYQSDTASADSTLQEIGGDSWISRQVDVRNADKVKAFVDEVAHRYGRLDLAVHSAGIVGDALLPAMSPELWESVVQTNLTGAFNLCRASSTQMMRSKSGSIVLVGSIVGRDGNIGQANYSASKAGLIGLCKSAAVELARWQIRVNVVAPGFIVTDMTEELVEHKKASFLDRVPLRRFGQPEDIAKAVLFLGSSASSYITRQTIYVDGGMLV
- a CDS encoding beta-ketoacyl synthase N-terminal-like domain-containing protein, translated to MRSAKQHTLFDAHGELNERSIRNLDRSSALLLSSVKRLGSDWKTGVVPKDQLGVIVGTSFGSISSTVNFTQDSFTESRPYLVNPAKFPNTVMNFAAAQAAIWNGLKGPNATIAGGAGSLFVAATYGQRLMRSGQASGLVVGVSEESSPERDTIESAAREQHTEIIEGAASFLVTHKPNVFDQSRPQAELRLWRPVQAARLSDLQYSVERWFRDISLSQTSVGEPAVVTAVGESELCDAVLGHVGVEFGSKRTVKLGWEGCSLGAWGGGLALSLALDNLAADEPWLIITTDELHQTVTAALVSPA
- a CDS encoding beta-ketoacyl-[acyl-carrier-protein] synthase family protein; the encoded protein is MNSKTRVVVTGIGPVSPIGTGKDEYADALISGSSGASEISAFSTDGFEQTTACEVANLPRDPQLERASQFAVTAALLAVEDAQLSSDRLSRAATAVYVGTTDGESQCLDAISERLLSETKPSCMEAIQSFPLNLSRSVVSSLGLKDVEYMTIATACSAGNYAVGAGYDAIRSGDVELAIVGGADALCRKTFTGFYRLGTVAPERCQPFDLNRRGILTAEGAGMMVLESLEHAVARGAHIYAEVAGYAINCDAKHPVAPDVEGVKACMNKALQLADIQAEEVDLISAHGTGTRSNDVSECNALMSVFNGHLPPVISMKSMLGHTMGASSALAVIGCLLAMENQVIPPTINFETPDPECPVDCVPNRARQARLDVVMNDGLAFGGNNAVVLLRRVKLDRQSAE